The sequence AGAGAAGCAAGATTTAATCAGTGTGATTAAAGAGCAGGTTAAGCAAAAAAAACCGTTCTTGGGAATTTGTTTAGGGCTGCAACTTTTATTTGAAAGCAGCCAGGAAGCTAAAATTAATAAAGGCCTGGGTATTTTAGGTGGAAGCGTAGTTAAATTTATTACCGCAGATAATTTGAAGGTTCCACATATGGGTTGGAATGATCTTAAAATTATAGCAGGAAAATGCCCTTTGTTAAACGGGGTAACTGATAATTCTCAGGTTTATTTTTGTCACTCATATTATCCTAAGCCTTTTGATGAATCTGTGGTTGCTGCAACTACGGATTACGGAATAAAATTTGCCTCTGTTTTATGGAAGGATAACGTTTACGGAGCGCAGTTTCATC comes from Candidatus Omnitrophota bacterium and encodes:
- the hisH gene encoding imidazole glycerol phosphate synthase subunit HisH, producing MKIAIIDYGMGNVHSVAKAIAFFGATPVITNKKSNISSAAKIILPGVGAFDDAIFELEKQDLISVIKEQVKQKKPFLGICLGLQLLFESSQEAKINKGLGILGGSVVKFITADNLKVPHMGWNDLKIIAGKCPLLNGVTDNSQVYFCHSYYPKPFDESVVAATTDYGIKFASVLWKDNVYGAQFHPEKSQGVGLKMIENFVKLC